The stretch of DNA CGGCCACAACGTAGAACATTCGCGTGAATCTCGTGCGGATGAGAACGAACGCGAGTCCGAGCGCCACCAGAATAGAGGCCAGGATTATGACCACGATCCCCAGCTGGGCGTCGGTGATCGGAACCGTGGTGGTGGTCAGGGCTGCAACAGCCACGAAGAGCCCGACACCGCCGACGCAGTAGACAATGGCACGAATCGAGGTGGCGCTGAGCGGGGTTTTGGTGATCCGCGCGGTGATGACAGCGGTGATCACCAGGGCAAGTGCGCCGAGCGGTTGCACGACTGTCAAGGGCGCCAGGTACAGGCTGAAGAGTTGGAACACGATGGCCAGCCCGAGCATGAGCGTTCCAATCAACCAGGACGGGCGCCGGGCCAGGGCGAGAAGCTGGCCGAGCGCCAAACCCGATCGTTGAGGCGCGCCCGTTGCCCTGTTGTGGACTTTCGCGACGCCATGCTGTTGGAATTCTGCTCCCGCAGCCAGGAAGAGCGAGCCGACGAGTGCGACGGGGATTCCCAGTGCCTGGACCGGTGTCAGGGAGATTACGTCAAGACTCATGCGGTCATACCCTTCCGTGCTGGATTCTAGACGAGAAGCATGACACCACAGGCATTGGGCTGAGGGCAGGGGTTAGAGCTTCTGGGTGCGCAGGCGCAGAGCGTTGCTGATGACGCTGACCGAGGAGAGCGACATGGCCGCGGCGGCGATGATGGGCGAAAGCAGGACTCCGAAGAACGGGTAGAGCACTCCCGCCGCGATCGGGATCCCCGCTGCGTTGTAGATGAATGCGAAGGTCAGGTTCTGGCGGATGTTGCGCATCGTCTTCTGTGAGAGCCGACGCGCGTGCACAATCCCGACCAAATCGCCGCCGAGCAGGGTGATGCCGGCGCTTTCGATGGCGACATCCGTGCCGGAACCCATGGCCAGCCCAACATCGGCGGCGGCGAGGGCGGGGGCATCGTTGACGCCGTCGCCGGCCATGGCCACGACCTTTCCTTCTCTCCGGAGAGCCTTTACGATGTCGCTCTTGTGCTCCGGCAGCACCTGCGCTTCAACCCGGTCGATGCCCAGCCGCTTGGCCACGGCCTGCGCCGTGGCGAGGTTGTCGCCGGTCAGCATGACGATCTGGATACCGTCAGCGGCCAGGGCGGCCAACGCGTCGGCCGTGGTGGCCTTGATCGGGTCCGCGATGGCGAACAGGCCGGCTGCGTGCCCATCGATACTCATGTGGATCACCGTCGCGCCCTCGCCGCGCAGCTGATCGGCTTGCGTATCGAGGGTGCGCATATCGGTGCCCAGCGAGGCCAGGAAGTCCACGTTGCCCAGGGCAACCTGGTGGCCCTCGACGGTGCCGGTCACGCCGCGTCCGGCGGGGGAGTCGAAATCGGCCACATCGGGAATAGTGATGCCACGTTCGTGCGCGGCAGCCGTGATGGCAGCTGCCAGCGGATGCTCGGACGCCCGTTCGACGCCGGCGGCCAGCCGCAGCAACTCATCTTCGGCAGCGCCGGTGCGTTCCGTGACGGTTGCCCGATCGTCGGCGAGAGGGGCTGCGGTGCGCTCAGTGCTGCCGACGGTGATGATCCGGGTGAGGGAGGGACGGCCTTCGGTGAGGGTGCCAGTCTTATCGACAACGAGGGTGTCGACCTTCTCCATCCGTTCCAACGCCTCGGCGTTCTTGATCAGCACCCCCATTTTTGCGCCGCGGCCCACTCCGACCATGATCGACATCGGGGTGGCCAGGCCCAACGCGCACGGGCACGCGATGATCAGCACCGTCACCGCCACAATCAGGGCGTGCGCCAGTTTCGGATCGGGCCCCACCAAAGCCCAGACCGCGAATGCGATCACAGCAGCGCCGAGCACCGCGGGCACGAACACGCCGGCGACCCGGTCGGCCAGGCGCTGGATCGGCGCCTGGGAACGCTGCGCCTCGGCGACCATTGACACAATCCGGGCCAGCATCGTGTCCCGGCCGATCTTCTCGGCCTGCATCACCAGGCCACCGGTCTGGTTGATGGTGCCGCCGATGACCGTGTCACCGGCGGACTTGGTGACCGGCATCGATTCGCCCGTCACCAAAGACTCGTCGATCGAGGAGCGACCCTCCTGAACCGTTCCGTCGACCGGCACTTTCTCGCCGGGCCGGACCCGCAGCCGATCCCCGACCTGCACCTGAGCCAAGTCGATCTCCTCGTCGGTGCCATCCGCACGCAGCCGTCGGGCGCTCGTGGGGCTGAGGTCCAACAACGCCTTGATGGCACCGGAGGTCTTCTCCCGCGCACGTAACTCGAGCACCTGACCCAGCAAAACCAGGACTGTGATGACCGCAGCCGATTCGAAGTAGACATCCACCGTCCCGTCCATGCCGCGAAATGAGGCCGGGAAGATTCCGGGGGCAACCGTGGCGATGACACTGTAGAGCCAGGCCACGCCGGTGCCGATCGCGATCAGGGTGAACATGTTCAGATTGCGGCTTCGCACCGACGCCCAGCCACGAACAAAGAACGGCCATCCGGCCCACAACACCACCGGCGTCGCCAACACCAGTTGCACCCACACCGACACGGTCGGCGGGAGCAACTCATGGACCCAGCCGAAGAGGTGCCCGGCCATCTCGATCACCAGCACCGGAACCGTCAGGACAAGCCCGACCCAGAAGCGGCGGGTCATATTCACCAGCTCCGCACTCGACCCCGACTCCATAGCCGTCACAGTGACCGGCTCCAAACTCATGCCGCAGATCGGGCAGGCACCCGGGCCCGGACGGCGGATTTCCGGATGCATTGGACAGGTGTACTCCACCGCACCGTCAGGGGCCGCCGGCGTCGAACTGCCTCCTGCAGCGCTGCCAGAATGGTCGCCGTGATCGTGATCGATGTACAGGTCGGGGTTCGCTTCGAACGTCGATCGGCAGTGATCGGAGCAGAAGAAGAACCGTGTTCCCTCATGCTCGATGCTCAGAGCGTTGGCCGGGTCAGCCCTCATTCCACACACGGGGTCGGTGACCACGGGCTGCACATCGTTACGACGGCTAGACATAGCTCAACAATACCCCGCAGGGGTAGTCCTCCGTAGGGGATTATTCAGGCGTGAAGTCCACCTGAGTGGCGCGACGGGGGACGGAGCGCGGTTAGCGTGCCACGCGGTAGCGAAGGGAGACGACGTTCGAGGTGAAGGTTCGGGTCTCGACGAGTTCGAGATCCACTCGGCGCTCGTGCTGGGGGAAGAAGGGAATGCCACCGCCAAGCAGCACCGGGTAGACCCGAGGCCGGTACTCGTCGATCAGACCTAACGCCGCTGCCTCGGCTGCGAGAGTGGCGCCGCCGATCGCAATGTCGCCCGTTCCGGGCTCCGCTCGCACTCGCTCGATCTCCTCCGCCAGACCACCGGATGCCAGACGGGCAGTGCCCTGCACCGCCGATAATGTCCGAGAGAAGACCACCTTGGGCAGCGGCTTCCAGATCGCGGCCCACTCGAGCTCTGAGGCGTCGAGCGAGTGATCGAGGTCGGCGGTCTCCCAGTACAGCATCGTCTCGTACAGCCGTCGTCCCATGAGGTGCACGCCACTGCCTCGAACCTCGTCGGTGACGAAGCGAAAGATCTCCTCGTCAGGCTCTGTCCAATCGAAGTCTCCGTGTGGCCCGACGATGTAACCGTCGAGTGAGACGCCCATCGAATAGGTCACACTGCGCATCAGAAGACCTCCTCTATATCGGGCCTACTGTACTCCCGCCGCGGAGGACCTGTCCCGGTCGTCGCTGTGCCTGCTCACTCGTGATCCCGGGAATGTCCGCTCCGCTCAGCATGAACGATGGCTTGGTGGATGAGGTCCTGCACGCCGTCCGGAACCGATTGGTCGCGAAAAATCTGCACTCTCCGCATGCTGCTTTTGCCCTCCGAGCCGAGCAGTTCGTTGGGATCGCGCAGCTCCGAACCCCGGTAGAAGAAGACGTCTATCCAGTCATGGGCGGCATGGATTTTGACAACTGCGCGTCCGTTCACGCTGAAGTACGGGGAACCCCACTTGATGAATTCGCCCAGCGCACCGGATTCACGGATCATGATGATGACGGCTTCTGCGGTGTGGCGTGACCACGGGTCAGGCAGATTATCGAGATAGAGGTCGACTGTCGACGTCACGAGTGTGGGTCCAGATCGACGCTGGACACCCCATCCGAAAGCAACGGATGCAGGAGGTGCTTGTTGAGCACGGTCCCGTCGGGTGCACGGACGAAGAATCGGCGAATACCCCATGACTCCGTGGTGAGCGGATGAACGATCTCGTAGCCGCGTTCACTGGCCGCAGCATAGGCGCCGTCGACGTCGTCCACTGTGACTGTGAGGAGCGGGTTCTCGGAGGCAGTCGCGTCCTGGGACACACGCTGGATATGCTCCCCGGAGCTGGGTACGACGAAGCGGGTGAGCCAGTCCAGACCCATATCCTGCGCATCAAGCCCGAGATAGTCCTCATAGAAGGCTTTCGCGCCTTCGATGTCGGGCACGGTGAGGTCGATCGTCACGCGGATGACATGCATGTGGTTCTCCAGCCGTCGGTGTGCTGCCTCCAGCGTTCCACCTGGCACCGATGAATGTCGATCTTGCCATCACGTCTATCGACCTCTTTGACCGAGTCGACGATACTGGTGTCAGCTGTGGGCATAGGACCCACAGAAGAATGAAAGATGAAAGGCGAGTGGCTATGAAGATGAGACTCGAACTTGTGCCGATTCCCGTCTCCGACGTCGATCGCAGCACAGCTTTCTACACCGAGGTCATCGGGTTCGGGCTCGACCATGATGTGCAGCCCGACAACGGCATGCGCGTCGTGCAGCTCACCCCACCGGGGTCGGCGTGCTCGATCGTGATCGGCACGGGGATGGGAGGCGATCCCGCAGAGGGGACCGTGCACGGATTGCACTTGGTGGTCGACGATATCGCGGCGGTGCGGGAGGAACTCCGGGGTCGTGGGGCCGAAGTCAGCCCCATTCAAGACCAGGGCGGAGTGCTGTACGCCTATTTCAGTGACCCCGATGGAAACTCATGGGCCCTGCAGCAGATCGGCGCTGCCGCGCCGTAGAGACTGTCTGTCCGGATCCACCGCTGGACTGCACGGCGGCGGCATCCCGATCGAATGCGGGTCCAGAGAGCACCGGCCGCGCCCCGTCCGTTGCTCGACCTCCTCCGTAGATCCAGCCCCCACCGTAGATCCAGCCTCCTCCGTAGATCGAGCCCCCACCGTTGATCGAGCCCCCTCCGTTGATCGAGCGTGTCGAGATCCCGCGCGCCGCCCTCGAGTCCGTACCCCACCGTTGATCGAGCCCGTCGAGATCCCGTGAGCCAGTCCCGAAACCGGGGAGCGAGGTCTCGACAAGCTCGACCCACGGTTCGGTAATCGAGTCCGTACCCCACCGTTGATCGAGCCCCCTCCGTTGATCGAGCGTGTCGAGATCCCGTGAGCCACCCTCGAGTCCGTACCCCACCGTTGATCGAGCTCGTCGAGATCCCGTGAGCCAGTCCCGAAACCGGGGAGCGAGGTCTCGACAAGCTCGACCCACGGTTCAGTGATAGACCCCCGTACCCTTCCGTTGATCGAGCGTGTCGAGATCCCGCGCGCCAGTCCCGAAACCGAGGAACGAGGTCTCGACAAGCTCGACCCACGGTTCGGTGATCGAGCCGCACACATCCGTTGATCGAGCTCGTCGAGATCCCGTGAGCCAGTCCCGAAACCGGGGAACGAGGTCTCGACACGCTCGACCGACGCTTCGGCGATCGAGTCCGTACCCTTCCGTTGATCGAGCTCGTCGAGATCCCGTGAGCCACCCTCGAGACCATGGACCGTGGGCTCGACAAGCTCGACCCACGGTTCGGTGATCGACCCGCACCCCTCCCGCCGATCGAGCCACCCCGCTGATCGAGCTCGTCGAGATCCCGTGAGCCACCCTCGAGGCCTTGGCCGGGATCTCGACCGGCCACTAGTTCTCGATCCCTCCACAGATACAGCTTCGAGAAGTTGTGCACCGATACTGAGAAAAGCTCGTAATCATGTTCGTTCTTTGGGAGAATAGAGCTATGTCAATCACCTCCCCACCCCCCGTCTCCGCCCCGGAGCCGACACCCGCCCCGGGTACGTCGGCACCGACCGCGGCCATGGTGCTGGCGGTGCTCGAACAGACGCAGGCACTGTGGGCGGGGCTTGGCCTGGTCAGCCCCGACCGGTTCACTGACGACGACCTCCTCGGTGTGCTCGGTGCGTTCGAAGGCGTGGGCCGGCTGGTCGATGCGGGACGGGTGGCTGTGGCGGCGACGGTCGAGGAACGCTCCGGCCGGTGGCTGGGTCGGGACTCCCTGGCGGCAAAGCGGGGCTGCACCAGTGGCATCGACCTGATCACCCGGGTCACCCGGGTTTCTGGCCGTGAAGCGAAACGGCGTAGCGCCCTCGGTCTGCGAATGCGGGACACGCAGCACGTCGGAACGATCATCCCGGCGCTGTTCCCCACGGTGGGTGCCGCGGTCGCTTCGGGGTTGCTGGGGGTGGATGCGGCGGAGGTGATCATGTCCGGTCTGGCCGAGATCTCCCCGCGCGTCGCCCCCGATGACCTCGCGGCCGCGGAACGCGCTCTGGTGGGAGCGGCGACGGGCACGATCACGGCCGAGAATGAGGGTGAGCCGGGCGCGGGCTTTGCGTTCTCGGCGGACTCGATGCGGGTGCAGATGTTGCAGTGGCAGGCGGCGCTGGACCCCGACGGGGTGGCACCGAACGAGGTCGAGGGTGAGGCGACGAGCACGATCAGTTTCGGCCGCTTCAAAGACGGTGTGTATCCGGTGCGAGGCGGTGTGACTCCCGATCTGTACGGAATCATGAACCTCACCTTCGACGCCTTCATCGCCGCCCGCAAAACCCCCGCGTTCCCCACCGCCGCCGAACAAGCCCGCGACCAGGCACGCGACAACCGCGCCGAGCACGACGACCGTGCCGAGCACGACGACCGTGCCGAGCAGGATGCCCACGACGGTCCCGACGGACACGACTTGAACGACGAGCGCGACCGCGAGTACGACGACCGTGACCACGAACGCGATGACCACGACCGCGACCACGACCACGACCACGACGGCCACGACCACGACCACGACCACGACCATGACGACCACGGTCAGGGTTTAGCCTCGGCCGAGGCTCCTCTTCCCGGGTCGGCCGGGCACGAGTTCGATGACGTCGACACCCGTACCGCCGGTGAGAAGCGGGCCGATATTCTGCGCGGCATGTTCACCCAGCTGGCCCAGGCCGATAACACTCCCAGCATTGGTGGTGCACCGCCGACGGTGGTGGTGCATGTGAACGTGAACGATATTGAAGCCGGGCGCGGTGTCGGCTGGATCGACGGCGTCGACGCCCCCATCTCGCTTCGCACGGTGGATCAGATGATGTGTGCCGGAGGCACCCAAACGGTTCTCTTTGGCCAGAACGGTGAGGTTCTCACGCTGACCGATCCGCAACGACTGTTCAACCGTGCCCAACGCCGGGCGATCCTCGCCCGCGACGGCGGCTGCGGCGTTCCCGGCTGTGATGCTCCCGCACAGTGGCTCGAGTTTCATCACGTGATCCCCTGGAGCAAAGGCGGCGTCACCGAGGTCGACAATGGTGTGGCGTTGTGTTGGCGACATCATCACACCATCGAAACGTCCGGCTGGGAGATCATGATGGTCAACGGTCGGCCCCGCGTGAAGGCCCCGGCCTGGATCGATCCGAGCCGCACCTGGCGCGACGCCAACCGCCACCGCACCGACACCCACCGCCGCGAATAGCCTGCACCGATGAGCCTAAACGGCCCCTGATTTTGTGCCGTTTGCTTTCTGACGAAAGCACTCGAGTGTGACGAGGAGCCCGAGAAATCAGGATGCTGAAGCGTAAAATGCGAGATCTGAGGGAAGCCAACGAGATCCTCCGAACTGCGCAGTGGAGGATGCCGCCTTGCAATTGCGGTGTCATCACAACGTCAGGAAACGGCGCCGGACAAGAGTGCGCGACGCGGGCGTAGGTTGGGGCTCATCCACTTATTCGGCTTGCACGGGATGGGAATGAAAGTGGCGACCTTTCGGCAACTGCATCACTTAAATTCACCTCTTCTGCTGCCCAACGCGTGGGATGTCGGATCGGCCCTCGCCTTTACGGAGGCTGGTTATCGCGCCGTGGGAACCACCAGTTTTGGAATCGCGGCCAGCGCAGGGCTGCCCGACGGGGGCCGTTCAAGCAAAGCAGCAACCCTCGCTCTGGTAGCGCGGATGCGCCCTCTGCACGTTCATGTGACGGCCGATATCGAGAACGGCTACTCGGACGACCCTGCTGAGGTGGCGAGCTTTGTGGCGCAACTTGCGGCACTCGGAGTTGCCGGTATCAACATTGAGGACAGCGTTGATGGGCATCTGACGGATTCAGCCGCCGTGGCTGCCACAGTCGCCGCGGTCAAGCGAAGCAGCCCGGATGTCTTCATTAATGCTCGGGTAGACAATCTGTGGTTTGCGCAACAAGCCACTGTGGATGCCGTTCTGCTTCGTGCCCGAACCTACGTCGACGCCGGGGCCGACGGGGTATTCGTGCCCGGACTTGCCTCTCCGGAAGACATTCGGAGCATCACCTCGGGGATCGGGGTGCCGGTCAACGTACTGGCTCATCCCACCTTGACCGTTGCGGAGTTGGGCGAGTTGGGCGTGCGGAGAGTGAGTTCCGGTTCACTGCCGTACCGAGCGGCTGTGGACGCGGCAGTACACAGTGTCAATGCGCTCAGGGACGGCAGGCTGGTGCCTATGGCGACCTCGTATTGGGAGATGCAGGCGCGTCTCGAATCATTCCGAGAGAGCGTTGCCTGCGCCAATGCTGAGACCTTGTCATGTTTGCCGGGTCGGTATACGGTGACGCTTCCCGTGATCGACGACGATTGTCAGCCGTCGACCTGACTAAAGGACCCCCAATGAATTATGAGAAAGACGGCGTGTTGCGGCAACGAAGCCTCGCCCGAACGAGTGCATTCGTTCTCGGTGGCTTTCTGATTGCTGGCTCATCGATTGCCTTTGCAGCGGGAGCCGCGAATGCGGCTCCCGGAGATGCTTCTGTGACGGTGATTCACGGAATTCCCGACACTCCTGTTGACGTGTATGTGAACGACCCCACGGCTGCGAGCGCCCCGCTGCTTGCTGACTTCCAACCGGGAACCGTCACGGACCCGCTTGCTCTACCAGCAGGAACGTACGACGTGACGATCTTCGCGGCCGGTACCAAAACTGACCCGGTCATCAATCAGTCTGAAACCGTCGAAGCAGACCAAAACATCAGCCTGATCGCGAATCTCGACGCGGCCGGTATGCCAGTGCTCAGCGCCTTTCTCAACGATGTGAGTCCGATCCCCGTCGGTCAAGCGCGGTTGGTGGTCCGGCACACGGCGGAGGCACCTGCTGTTGATGTTCGCGCCAACGAGAACGTTGTCTTCGCCGATCTCACCAACGGTCAGCAGGATTCGGCCGAGTTGGCCCCGGGAACCGTCAGTGCCGACGTCGTTCTCGCGGGTACGTCAACAGTCGTGATCGGTCCAGCGCCCCTGACGCTCACGGCCGGTACGGAGACCATCGTCTATGCCATCGGTTCGGCGACAGCCGACCCGACCACGCTCGGCCTCGTTGTGCAGACGATCAGCGGTCTTGCGGCGGAGCCGACTCCACCCCCGACTACGACTCCGACCCCAGTTCCGCCGGCTCCAGTTCCCCCGGCCTCCGTTCCGGGTGTCTCGGTCAACGCGGGTGGAGTAGCGCAGTCGAGCGCATCTGTGGCCCCGTGGCTGGCTGGCGGTTTCGGACTGATCGGTGTGATCAGCGCGGTCTTCGCGATCGGACTCTACCGGCGCCAGCGCGAGAGTGCATAGGAAGTATTCGTTGAATCTATTCAAGCCGAAGGGATGGTGGGGCAAACGCCCCACCATCCCTGTGGTGGTTCTGGGCTCTGTTGCTGCGGCGTGCCTCACGGTCGCAGGAATCACCGGGGCCGTCTGGTCTCAGAGCAACGCCGACGTGCCCGTTCCCAGTCAGTCGGCAGCGCACAGTATGGACGGAAAGATCGTCACGCAGGACCCTGTCAGTGCGCCCTCTCCGACCCCTACGCCAACGGCATCCCCGACGCCGACGGCAGTCCCTGACCCCGTCCAAGCGAGTGGAGACCGGTTCTCGGTACCCGCCGTTGGCTTGGACATCCCGCTGGACCCGGTGAGCGCGAGTGACGGGCAGATCACACCACCCGGGTTCCAGTCGGCGTACTGGATCACGAATATGGGAGTCCCACTGAGCCAGGGTGCGGAAGGGACTGTGTTCGTCGTGATGCACTCAATTCGGGGCGGGGGTATCGGACCGGGTAATTACCTGACAAACGTTCAAGAGGGCACCTCGGCGTTGGCCGATGGTTCGGCGATCGACGTCGCAGGGGTTCCCTATCACGTCACCGGGTGGACGGTGATTCCGAAAGGTGGGCTGGCCACAGACGCCGACATCTGGGCGAACACGCCGGGGAAGTTGGTCGTGATCACCTGTCTGGAGCATCCGGACGGCAGCGAATCAACCGACAACATGGTGATCACCGCGAGCCGAAACTGACGACCCGCCTGCCGACGCGACCGGTCTTGGGCGCGACGTGACGCGGCCCGCTATCATCTCTTCATGCGCAGGATGCCGGAACGAGGCCCCAACGCTGATGCAGGGGAGCGGGTGCTGATCCTCTCTGCGGGGGTGGGATCGGGGCACAATAGCGCCGCCGCGGCGGTCAAGGATGCATGCGCCGCGCGCTCCGACATCGATGAAGTCCAGGTGCTGGACGTGCTGCAGGTGAGTAGCGTGCTGTACCGCGACCTGCTGGGAAGGGGGTACTTCGTCCTGGTCGAGAACGTGCCGTGGTTGGTCGAGTGGGGCTACGACATCAGCGATCAGCCGTTCCGGCGCCGCGGCCCGATTGACCCCTGGACACGGGCAAACGCCCATCCTGTTGTCGGTGCGATCAAACGATTCCGACCGACCGCGATCGTCTGCACGCACTTCTTGCCCGCCCAGCTCATGGCGTCACTTCTTCTTCGGGGCGTGATCGACGCGAGGATCGCCGTCGTCACGACGGACTACGATTTCCAGGGCTTGTGGCTGACGAGCGCGTTCCATGCTGTTTTCGTGGCACGGGACGAGGGGAAGGCGCAGCTGACGGCGATGGGCCTGCCTGCCGACCGTGTCGCGGTCACCGGCATCCCGATCGCGGCGCAACCGGAGCAGACGCCCGTGCGCGACAGCGAGGCTCCGCCGATGCTCCTGATCTCCGCTGGCGCGTCCGGCGGCGACTATGCCGTCGCGGTCGTTCGGCAGACGCTGCACATGCGCTCTCCGTTCACGGCCACGGTCGTGTGCGGACGCAATGATGCGTTGCGGCAGCGTATCGAGCAGCTGGTGGCGCCTGCCGGCAACCGCTACCGCGTGCTCGGCTTCACGACGGAGATGCCGCAGTTGCTGCGCCGCGCCGACCTGTTCGTGGGCAAACCGGGCGGGCTGTCGGCGTCGGAGTGCATGGCTGCCGGGCTGCCCATGGTTCTCGTGAACCCCATCCCGGGGCAGGAGGTACGCAACGGCGACTACCTGATGGAGCAGGGGGCGGCCATTCGATGTAACTCGGTCGCGACGATCGGCTGGAAGATCGACGAACTGCTACGGGAGCCAGGTCGCCTCCAGCGGATGCAGGCTGCGGCGCAGCGCATCGGGCGCCCCGACGCAGCCGCGGAGGTGCCGAGCAGACTGCTGAGCGGGCCGTCCCGTCCTCTGGTCGTGACCCGCGCCGCCCAAAAGACGATCCTCTCCGCGAGCGAAAACCGCACGGTCGCGAGCGACCTGACGGGCCCGTCTTCCCTGGTCAGACTGATCGACGGAGCCACTGAGAGCACGGTTGCGCTGATGCGGGCCGAGGAGCTCGACGATCTGCAGAAGCGGTATGCCGACTCCGACGGGAATCTGGTGCTGCGGCTCGACGAGACCCGAGTACCGTTCCGAAGCGAGGCACGCCGGTTGTTCCGCAGCGTGCTGCTCGACGACCACTCGCTTCCGGTCCGCGTGGAAGCGCTCGCAGCAGATCCCCCTGTCCTTGTCGAGGGGGCCCCGACCGGGTGACGAAGGCCGCGCGCAGCCTCGGTCATCCGCTCTCGGCATCCGTGCCGGCGGTCTGGCGCAGCGGACGCGCATGCGCCCAGCTGCTCGGGCTGTGTTGGGCGGCGAGCAGGGCCCACTCACCCGGGCGGGGCGACCAGCGACGCGTCGCCGGATCGCGCTGCAGGGTCGGCCCGGCATCGAGTGTGACCGTCACGACCGCTGGAGTGTGCGGCTGCAGCGTCGTTTTCTGGAAGCCCAACAGCTGAGCCACCGGCAGGTCGAGCGACAGGTCTGCAGCATAGACCTGCACTACGGTCGAGCCCTCTCGATCGCCGGTGTTCGTCACGAGCACGTCCGCGCTGCCGCCCGTGTCATCGAACCTGTGGCTGAGAAGTCGGTGCTCGATCGTCGTGTAGCCGAGGCCGAACCCGAACGGGAACGCGGGCGCATGTCCCTCGCCGTCGAGCCGGCGTTGACCCCACGCGTCGTCGTAGACCACGGACTTCGCCGCGCTGTCGAACGCCGGCAAATGCGCGGCATCCGTCGGCAGCACGAATGGCAGCCGTCCGCCGGGCTCCGCGCTGCCGGTCAGCACGCTGGCGAGCGCGCGCCCACCCTCCATCCCGCCGTACCACGCGACGAGGAGGGCCGGCACGCGGTCTCGCCACGCCTCCGTCAGGATCGCGCTGCCGCCGATGAGCACGACAACGGTTCGAGGGTTGGCGGCGGTGACCGCGCGGATGAGGCGCACATCGGAGGGTCGCAGGTCGAGCGAGCTGCGGTCGCCACCTCGCACGAAACGTGACACCACGTGTGCGAGACCGATGAGCGGCCGACGGAGGAGACCCGATCCGAGCGACCGTCCGAGCACGCCCACGTCGACGCCGCCGGTGACGACCGACTCGCCCTCGTCATGGTGGTCCATGCCGACGACGATGATCGCCGTTTCTGCCGCTGCCGCCACCGCGGCTGCGACGCGTGCGTTCCGACCGGAGTTGGTCGTGATCCGCATCCGGGGAAGCGCCTCGCGCAGCCCCTGCAGTGGCGAGACAGTTGAGGGCGGCCGAACGCGTGACGAGCCATGATCACCGAGGTTCGCCCGTGTCGCCAGCCGGCCGATCACAGCGAGGTGCCGGATGCCGGGATCCAGGGGCAGCAGCCGCGCCGCGCCGACGGTCTCG from Leifsonia psychrotolerans encodes:
- a CDS encoding DUF4397 domain-containing protein, whose translation is MNYEKDGVLRQRSLARTSAFVLGGFLIAGSSIAFAAGAANAAPGDASVTVIHGIPDTPVDVYVNDPTAASAPLLADFQPGTVTDPLALPAGTYDVTIFAAGTKTDPVINQSETVEADQNISLIANLDAAGMPVLSAFLNDVSPIPVGQARLVVRHTAEAPAVDVRANENVVFADLTNGQQDSAELAPGTVSADVVLAGTSTVVIGPAPLTLTAGTETIVYAIGSATADPTTLGLVVQTISGLAAEPTPPPTTTPTPVPPAPVPPASVPGVSVNAGGVAQSSASVAPWLAGGFGLIGVISAVFAIGLYRRQRESA
- a CDS encoding class F sortase; translation: MNLFKPKGWWGKRPTIPVVVLGSVAAACLTVAGITGAVWSQSNADVPVPSQSAAHSMDGKIVTQDPVSAPSPTPTPTASPTPTAVPDPVQASGDRFSVPAVGLDIPLDPVSASDGQITPPGFQSAYWITNMGVPLSQGAEGTVFVVMHSIRGGGIGPGNYLTNVQEGTSALADGSAIDVAGVPYHVTGWTVIPKGGLATDADIWANTPGKLVVITCLEHPDGSESTDNMVITASRN
- a CDS encoding beta-glucosidase, which encodes MTAEDTTFGESVRAVRAGEFGADEAADRLIDRMTDGELLGLLDGDSPRRLLPLIPILLSRRPFVAGAVPRLGVPGIRFSDGGRGVVIGASTAFPVTIARAATWDPALEERVGLAIGLETRARGANYSASVCVNLLRHPAWGRAQECYGEDPVLTGRMGSALTRGVRVHAMACVKHFALNSMENERFEVDVRVDEHALHEVYLPHFKAVVDAGADSVMSAYNRVRGEYMDVNRALLTDVLRHEWGFSGFVTSDWVFGTHDAVASLHAGMDVEMPLRLLRARDLPAALRTGDVARATVLQSAHRILRTSVLHAATREVATPSAALIASPSHRALAHQVAAESIVLLKNETVGAARLLPLDPGIRHLAVIGRLATRANLGDHGSSRVRPPSTVSPLQGLREALPRMRITTNSGRNARVAAAVAAAAETAIIVVGMDHHDEGESVVTGGVDVGVLGRSLGSGLLRRPLIGLAHVVSRFVRGGDRSSLDLRPSDVRLIRAVTAANPRTVVVLIGGSAILTEAWRDRVPALLVAWYGGMEGGRALASVLTGSAEPGGRLPFVLPTDAAHLPAFDSAAKSVVYDDAWGQRRLDGEGHAPAFPFGFGLGYTTIEHRLLSHRFDDTGGSADVLVTNTGDREGSTVVQVYAADLSLDLPVAQLLGFQKTTLQPHTPAVVTVTLDAGPTLQRDPATRRWSPRPGEWALLAAQHSPSSWAHARPLRQTAGTDAESG
- a CDS encoding isocitrate lyase/PEP mutase family protein, translating into MKVATFRQLHHLNSPLLLPNAWDVGSALAFTEAGYRAVGTTSFGIAASAGLPDGGRSSKAATLALVARMRPLHVHVTADIENGYSDDPAEVASFVAQLAALGVAGINIEDSVDGHLTDSAAVAATVAAVKRSSPDVFINARVDNLWFAQQATVDAVLLRARTYVDAGADGVFVPGLASPEDIRSITSGIGVPVNVLAHPTLTVAELGELGVRRVSSGSLPYRAAVDAAVHSVNALRDGRLVPMATSYWEMQARLESFRESVACANAETLSCLPGRYTVTLPVIDDDCQPST
- a CDS encoding MGDG synthase family glycosyltransferase, whose product is MRRMPERGPNADAGERVLILSAGVGSGHNSAAAAVKDACAARSDIDEVQVLDVLQVSSVLYRDLLGRGYFVLVENVPWLVEWGYDISDQPFRRRGPIDPWTRANAHPVVGAIKRFRPTAIVCTHFLPAQLMASLLLRGVIDARIAVVTTDYDFQGLWLTSAFHAVFVARDEGKAQLTAMGLPADRVAVTGIPIAAQPEQTPVRDSEAPPMLLISAGASGGDYAVAVVRQTLHMRSPFTATVVCGRNDALRQRIEQLVAPAGNRYRVLGFTTEMPQLLRRADLFVGKPGGLSASECMAAGLPMVLVNPIPGQEVRNGDYLMEQGAAIRCNSVATIGWKIDELLREPGRLQRMQAAAQRIGRPDAAAEVPSRLLSGPSRPLVVTRAAQKTILSASENRTVASDLTGPSSLVRLIDGATESTVALMRAEELDDLQKRYADSDGNLVLRLDETRVPFRSEARRLFRSVLLDDHSLPVRVEALAADPPVLVEGAPTG